Proteins encoded together in one Lathyrus oleraceus cultivar Zhongwan6 chromosome 5, CAAS_Psat_ZW6_1.0, whole genome shotgun sequence window:
- the LOC127081891 gene encoding uncharacterized protein LOC127081891: protein MFVNGIKIKTKQLIDTAAGGSTNFSIATGIKKIIEAIATNEHMELYDRCQSKPEGVMDLKLETNKIRIEDTIAAEVDKKLKTMNIELFKKLDINIALLEALEKMPTYAKFMKDIISKRHTTGTNPIILTETCSAILQGMKISIKKKDRGAVTIPCTIGDKSFNKALIYLGASVSLMPLSIYKKLGIWFMQDTWMTLQFSDHSVKKPYGIVEDVLVKIDKFVFLVDFVILKIPEDEEIPLILGRPFLETGRCLINIEEGTMMLKVYDEELKIDVRNTMRYKDDICTSHTIEVLDQVMTYDNPLHTPQSPLERVLSLSIFDADKEVDNRESEMLALLDTQPPWKGYRPRRWEDLCLPQSSEENEERKKETELKQLLDNLKYVFLEPEGKCPAIINSSLQIIQEEKPIHVLKKWRVCIDYRRLNTTTRKDDFPLPFIDQMLEMLARHDYYYFLYGYSRCQKTNLILNWEKCHFMVRKGIVLGHQISYKGIEVDQAKVEVISKLPPPINEKGIRSFLGHAGFYRRFIRDFSKIAKPLTTLLVKDKAFLFNKECAMDFETLKIKLISAPIAIAPEWSLPFEIMCDASDIAVGEVLGQQREKLLHVIYYASHVLNPEQMNYATTEKELFVVVYAFDKFRQYLLGSKVVVYTDHAA, encoded by the exons ATGTTTGTGAATGGTAtcaaaataaagaccaaacaGCTGATTGATACTGCAGCCGGTGGTTCCACAAATTTTTCAATAGCCACcggtatcaagaagatcattgaagcAATTGCTACTAATGAACACATGGAGTTGTACGATAGGTGTCAAAGCAAACCAGAAGGGGTTATGGATTTAAAGCTGGAAACTAATAAAATCCGTATTGAAGATACTATAGCTGCCGAAGTTGATAAGAAGCTGAAGAcgatgaatatag agttgttcaagaagctGGATATTAACATTGCTTTGTTGGAGGCACTAGAAAAAATGCCTAcgtatgccaagttcatgaaggatatcATTTCGAAGAGGCATACCACCGGAACTAACCCGATTATTCTaaccgaaacttgtagtgctattttgcagggtatgaagatttCAATAAAGAAGAAGGATCGAGGAGCTGTCACTATCCCGTGTACTATTGGAGATAAGTCGTTCAACAAAGCTCTTATTTATCtgggagctagtgtgagtctcatgccgttatccatttacaagaagcTTGGTATATGGTTTATGCAAGATACCTGGATGACACTCCAATTCTCCGATCATTCGGTCAAGAAACCGTATGGCATTGTCGAAGATGTTCTGGTGAAAATTGATAAGTTTGTATTTCTGGTGGATTTTGTAATTCTTAAAATtccggaagatgaagagatcccTCTCATTCTGGGGAGACCCTTTTTGGAGACGGGACGATGCTTGATAAACATAGAAGAAGGAACAATGATGTTGAAGGTTTATGATGAGGAATTGAAAATCGATGTTCGAAACACCATGAGGTACAAGGATGATATTTGTACTAGTCATACTATAGAGGTTCTGGATCAGGTGATGACATATGATAACCCTTTGCATACACCCCAGTCacctttggaaagagtgttgagtTTATCCATTTTTGATGCGGATAAAGAAGTGGACAACAGGGAATCTGAAATGCTAGCCTTGTTGGACACACAACCCCCATGGAAAGGATATCGACCACGCCGATGGGAGGATTTATGCCTACCTCAATCTAGTGAGGAGAATGAAGAACGAAAGAAGGAAACGGAGTTGAAACAACTTCTTGACAACctcaaatatgtctttctcgAACCTGAAGGAAAATGTCCTGCTATCATAAACTCGAGCCTTCAGATTATTCAAGAAGAAAAGCCCATCCATGTCTTGAAAAA ATGGCGTGTTTGCATTGACTACAGAAGGTTGAACACAACAACTAGGAAGGACGATTTCCCTTTACCTTTTATTGACCAGATGTTGGAGATGTTAGCCAGGCATGATTACTACTATTTTCTATATGGATACTCCAG GTGCCAGAAAACGAATTTAATTTTGAACtgggagaaatgtcacttcatggtgcgTAAGGGGATAGTGTTGGGTCACCAAATTTCCTACAAGGGAATTGAAGTTGACCAAGCAAAAGTGGAAGTGATATCTAAACTCCCACCCCCTATTAATGAGAAGGGTATCAGGAGTTTCTTAGGACACGCGGGCttttaccgcaggttcataagagatttttCAAAAATTGCAAAACCGCTGACCACTCTATTGGTTAAAGATAAGGCGTTTCTATTCAACAAAGAATGTGCCATGGACTTTGAGACATTGAAGATCAAACTGATTTCAGCACCCATTGCTATTGCCCCCGAGTGGTCTCTTCcgtttgagatcatgtgtgatgctagtgatatTGCTGTAGGGGAAGTCTTAGGACAGCAAAGAGAGAAGTTATTACATGTCATTTACTATGCTAGTCATGTGTTGAACCCAGAACAAATGAACTACGCAACCACTGAAAAAGAGTTGTTCGTCGTGGTTTACGCTTTTGACAAGTTCAGGCAATATTTGTTAGGATCGAAGGTTGTAGTGTATACGGACCATGCCGCTTAG